A window of Chaetodon trifascialis isolate fChaTrf1 chromosome 3, fChaTrf1.hap1, whole genome shotgun sequence genomic DNA:
AAATTCTGCGGTTCAAGAGGACATAggtggcgcacacacacagccacacacaccgcCTGAAGTCAAACAGATGTGgtgatcagcagcagcacacagcctgAACATAGAATGAGTAACTTGCTGAAAAGTGATTTTCTGAGCTGAGAGCCAAGAGATCAATACCCAGTACTCATGGTGAGCGGTCATAATAAGCGCTGTGTGATTTCAGGCTGACTGAAATGCAGCAGCCAGCTCGGCTCGTCCACTTTGACAGCAGCCATCAAAGCAAGTTTAGACATACAGCTAAGCGTCGACTTTGTCTCACACACCACAAAATAAACGAAGGTGTCACGGTCCGCGTGGGCTGACTTTTACCTTCCACAGGTGCAGGCGCACACACGCTCCTCTCCGCGCACCAGCAACAAAAAGAAGCTGTGGAAGCGATGAAAAAGCGCGTTCATGTCCTCTTGAAAAGTCGCAATCTGAAACAAACCAGTGCCTGAAGTAAGATGAGATACTCACCACAACACTGTGATATTCCAGATACgacggagagaaaaaaaaacagcaggtttcCAATGCTGATTAACTACCTTAACTGACTGATATCGGCGAACAACTGACAACTAATATCTGACATTACTATTACTGTCACCGCAGAGGAGCATAACAACGGAAATCACGGTACCTTCACGTCTACACTCCACTGTTAGCTTTATTGTTGGTGCTCTCCAGGAGGAGAATAGGGGACTCCTGTCCCGCGTGTCCCGGCCGGCAGCTGTCCGCGCCGCTGCCCTCTCTGCCCGACGTGCTCACATACAACAACACCGGCGTGAGGAGGGCGGGTGATGATATTCCCGGTGACAGGTCGCTAACGAGACAGTTCCAAGCTCACAGTGAACGAAATGATTCACCATGGTAACTTTTATGAGCTACCATTGCGACGCTAGCAGTTATTTTTATTCGTTTCCCTTCGAGTTTCAGCtcgttgcttttttttttttttattttagaataaCGGACGCTTATAATGTTAATGAAGATGTTCAGGGCAGTTTGTCATGGTAAATTAAATCTTACTAAACGTGCAATAGATGtgtttttaagcacattttctttaaaaaacgACACTTCAGTTACTAATTCTTATGCAAGCTAGCTACTTAGCTAACTTTATTTAAGTGCTGAGGTCACCGAGTAACGGAAAGCTTCAGTTCAGATTACATCCTGTCTACTTCACTGTTAATAGATATCACGTTATGGTAAAAACATTCTGCAACAATAACACTACTTTTCCATACACATTTACTGCAATTATTCTTCAGCCCGTtttacaactttatttatctcaCTGGAGTAATTTACGCAAGATTTCTGTCAGTGAACCACATTATGGAGGGCTGCGGCGTTTGTCACTGTCCCACCAAAGCCAGACTGGAGACATGGttgaagtgttttgtttttttttgtttttttttttttgcctcatcCTATTTTTcgtattttatttatttattttaaatcagTTTGCCCTTGCTTGCTCTGAAAGAGGTCTGTGACATTGAAATCAAACGTGAAAAATAACCAGGTACTTCTGACCGCTCTATCCTTGATTATGATCATTAACTGAATGCTAATGGTTTAGTGAAATACATATTTTGAATCGTATACCGATGCTCTTACATGAAACCACCACAAACTgtcacaaagcaaagaaaaagaggcaTACCATGTTTCTTAGAGATCTTTCTCTCTTTAGTGGATTCATATGTACATACAGAAAAATCAGGCACTCTGAGCTGAGCTCGCATTTTGCAAATAATTACAATGCTTCAATTCTTTAacatttacaaaagaaaaaaaatactatgCCCTGAAAAATACCATATCCAAGTTTAAATATGAATCAACACATTATATTGGAAACAGATTGGAGGAGATCCTCAGAGAGGTCTAGGTTTGGTTATTCATTACCTAGCCCACCCACTTTAACTTAAACCTAATCTACAACACATGGTCACACAAAAAAAACGCATTCGGTTCAATTAACTCTCCTCCACATGTACACTGTCCCAGAtcagaaataaaaatctgacaCATATGCTTAAATGAATCACAATTATATATAATCTAGAGGGGGGGGAAAAATCAGCATCAATATGCTGTACTTAACAAAATCACTTGTAAAGGAGTTGTTGAATCAGGGGTGTGGGTGTTATGGCTCTCCCTGAGGAGACATGGTTGAGTGATTTCACTGGActgggatggagggaggacCTTGGCCTGACCTTGATCCGCTGAAATAAAGGCAGAGCGAGAGCAGCGAGTCTGTCCTCTGCATAGAGGAAAAACCCATCATCACCAATATGTCCGACAGCAGCCATTTGTTAGGTCCTGACCTaaagctgtgtgtatgtgtatatatgtgtgcatgcatgtctgtgcaGGCACACAATGTGTATCTACTGTGTTGTAGATGACTGAGGagtatgaagtgtgtgtgtgtgtgtgtgtccatgtactATTATCTGATTGCTTGTGATCTGGGTCTGTGTTTATTGCAAATTTCCATTGTGTATCAGTAGAAACAGACAGTGTGATAAAAAGCCCTGTCGCTCTTCTCCTCGAACTCTTGTAGAAGCTCATCAATTTCATTCTCCATGTCGTCAGTCTGCTGGATCTACGGGGGTGGGGGAGGAAGCACATTAAACATAGTCTgtgcacacacttcatttgCACCAATGAACTCAAACCAACCCCTGTCCACCATTTATGATTCTATAGCAGCCCTTTATAGCATTAATAACATTTTCACCAGGTGGCCACTGAATATCATCTTTAAGCAATATATTTGATGGCAGATTATGAACATTTAAAGACCACTTCATTCATAGTGAAGTATATAGACTTACTTCATAATTCATGATCATAATCCAGACGTCAAATGTCATTAATTACTTAGCAGAGTGTTTGTTGCACTATTCCATCAGTATGCCTGTAAAACAGCATTTAAGATCTTTGGTAGGAGACACTCACACATTGACACAGCTCACAGATAAGGAAGGCGCCCAGCGTGGCTTCCTCATGGTTATCCTGAATGTCTACATTGATGACGTGCACAGGCTGTAGAGTCTCCTGTTCTCTTGAGTTCAGATCTGGGGAGCAACAACAgttgaaagagaaagaaagcaccACACAATCAGAGGGAGTAAAAATTTGGTCTGCAACCAAATCACTATGgtgtaaaaatgttattttgtgtgcccacagaaaagaaaatgtcaaagcagTGTTCTTGCAAGAGGCTCTGAATTACCAACTGTATCCCCTCAGTGATTAGATATTTCTAATGGCAAGCCTCACCCTCCAGCACTTGGTCATAGACTCTCTCTTCACAGGTGATGACCAGGTCAAACTTATCCTTGCAGTTTTGAAAGCGCTCTGGCTTTGATTTGATGCGCTTATTGCGGTCCAGCATGTGCAGGATGCCATTCTGTGTGTATCTGAGGAGTGGGGAGGTCAAGGAACACAGCAAGAGCAAGAGAAACATTTCAAGGTAATACAGCACACTAATCAAACCATCAGAGTCAGGATTTCAATCAACAGGACACTGAAAAATGGCTGCCAGCACCCAGTAAGCCTCTCTCTAAAGTAAGGTGTTCATTTGTCTAAGAGACtattttgtttgcattgtgggatacaTACTTGCATGGTGTCAGCTGAGTTTTTGAATTAGTCGACCTGCAGCACCCCCTAGTGGTGTCAAAAAACCAAAACCTTTGGCTGTGATTAAACCAGTCAGCAAAGTATTAATGTTATCAACAAGACATTCTGATACTGGCAGGCAAGATGTGTTGTCCTTAGAACAGATGCTATAAATCTGTCCAATACTCCATGTttctagaaaaaaaacaaacaaacaacatatcCCGTGTCTGTCTATGTCACTCTATCACTACATTGCccaaaaaacaatataaaaaaagacCAACCACTGTGGTGAATTGTCTATAATAGGGTACTATATTTTCAAGAAACCCATGCAAAGTAGCAAGAATACAGCATACAGCACAACTCTATAACATAGCACGTCTGATACGTAGGAATACATATCTGACCTCTCAAAGTGTTGTGGGTTGGCAAAATGTACACATGCAATACAGTAATATCAGTAACAGCATAATAGTAAGTAAAAATTTGGTGAAGCACATCTCTCCTACTAAGCCAAGATTTAACCAGGATAACTCAAGATGTCTTTCTCAGACAAGCTACAGGAGGACTATATTTACGCTTGTCTCCAAATATTCCAATtatcagaagaagaaaaaaaagatgggacAGGTTTAACATTGGACTGCTGATAGTGGAGGTATGGATTATTTGAATGAGATTAATGAAGACCAAACGACCAAAGTGCCACCAGTCAGTACAGCTGCAGTAACTGCAGTTATTTTGATTAAATCAAAGTGTTCAAGACAGTTCCTGTATGAACAAAGATAATATGGTGAAAGTCAATCACTTTTGCAGTTCTTACTTCGAGGCTTTTGTGTTTTGGTCGAAGGTGGGTGAGTACCCTTAGTTATGTGGCACTGACATATATGCCCCCACCAATGAGGCATAAGACAAGTTCTAATTAATCTGTAACTTGGAACGCTACAATCTCTCCatcaaaaacatggaaaaaatgtaagcTGTTTCTCAGTGAGCGAGttctttgaaaaataaataaataaataaaaatctaaacCTGGTTCACTCGCTTGGTTAATTTTGTTATATGTCCTATTTGGTGTTTGTTCACTCAGTGTTCTCTACtgactgctgtttttctttgccaaCAGAGCTCTCCTGCGGGTTTTTTCTTCACCTTTACCTAGTTTTCCAGCATCTACTACAGATGCACCAAATTCAGTTAGTTACAGCACTACAAAAGATTAACTTGAATACCAGAATGAACTCTTGACATTTTCTGTCTAACCTGCTGGTGGTACTCAAACTACAAAAATACCTGGACAAGATAAACATTGAAAAGAGTTTCCCTTTTTTAACACTAGTGAGAAACAGCAGTGTTACCAT
This region includes:
- the ssu72 gene encoding RNA polymerase II subunit A C-terminal domain phosphatase SSU72 is translated as MPSQPLRVAVVCSSNQNRSMEAHNILSKRGFDVRSFGTGSHVKLPGPAPDKPNVYDFKTTYVQMYNDLVRKDKELYTQNGILHMLDRNKRIKSKPERFQNCKDKFDLVITCEERVYDQVLEDLNSREQETLQPVHVINVDIQDNHEEATLGAFLICELCQCIQQTDDMENEIDELLQEFEEKSDRAFYHTVCFY